The following DNA comes from Bacteroidota bacterium.
ACTAAAGAGGCCTTAAGGGAAATTGTAAATATTTTAAAAAAGCACAAGGCCCGGATGGTGGTGAAGATGAAATCGATGGCCAGTGAAGAGATTGAACTAAACGATTTCCTGCTAAAGAATAAAATTGAGCCACAGGAAACAGACCTGGGCGAGTTTATTGTGCAATTATCCGGCGAACATCCTTATCATATCGTCACCCCTGCCATGCATAAATCAAAAGAAGATGTAGCCGCGTTATTCAATGAGAGATTTCAAACGCCAGTGCATATTACACCCGAGGAGATAACATATTTTGTCAGGAATCTTCTTCGCGAAAAATTTACTTCGGCTGATGCAGGCATCAGTGGTGCTAACTTTCTCATAGCTGATGCTGGCGCAGTAGCTTTGACAGAAAATGAAGGCAATGGGTTTATGTCATTTTCTTTTCCAAGAATCCATATAGTAATATCTGGAATTGAAAAGGTTGTACCATCTATTGATGATTTGCACCTACTTTGGCCTTTGTTAGCGACACATGGTACCGGCCAGAAAATTACAGTATATAATTCAATTATCACTGGTCCGCGGCAGGAAGATGAATCTGATGGTCCGGATGAAATGTATGTGATCTTATTAGATAATAATCGCACGGAATTGTTAAAACAAAAAGAGCAACGCCGTGCACTGTCATGTATCCATTGTGGCGCCTGTCTCAATGCCTGCCCGGTTTACAGAAATATCGGTGGGCATGCTTATGGTACAACCTACAGTGGTCCAATTGGAGCCGTTGTGTCTCCCTTTCTGAAAGGATTTAAAGAATTCAGGCATTTAAGTTATGCTTCCTCTCTCTGTGGCAGTTGTACTGAAGTATGCCCGGTAAAAGTAAACCTTCATGAGTTGCTGCTATATAACCGCAATGATACCGTAAACAGGAAATATCCTTCCATGTCGGAACGCATGGCTATGAGAGCATGGAATAAAACTATGAATAAACGGTGGATGGTCGATTTTTTTGGTGGCAGAATAAAGAACATAATCCTCTCTAGATTTTTTAGCAAATCTTGGGGTAAAAAAAGAGACCTACCGACAATCAGAGAAAGGTCTTTTAGACAGTATTGGATGAATAGCCGCGGATGATCGCCTCCGTACACCTCCTGTATACTTATCGTACACATAACTCTCCGTCATTATTAAATAATATATTATTTAACAGTACGTTATCTATAATGGCATGAAAATAGCTCGATCTGAAAAATTTGATTTATTCATATCAAAATGATTTCTCTTCACAAGATTCATAAAAGTTATACCACCGGTTCAAATAGTCTTCATGTATTAAAAGGTATTGATCTCGAAATTTCCGGTGGTGAGTTGGTAGCAATCATGGGCAGTTCCGGCTCCGGTAAGTCTACATTACTTAATATCATAGGCATGCTTGATACACATGATGAAGGCATGTACACCCTTGATGGGATTGAAATCAAAAATATGAGCGAAAAAAAAGCTGCCCGATTCCGAAACAGCCATATTGGTTTTGTCTTCCAGTCATTTAACCTTATTTCCTTTAAGAATGCATTGGAAAATGTGGCTTTGCCTCTTTACTACAGGAAAATCAGCCGCAAGAAGAGAAATATGATGGCTATGGCTATGCTTGAAAAAATGGACCTCAAAGAATGGGCTGAACATATGCCAAATGAACTGTCAGGGGGCCAGAAACAGCGTATCTCCATTGCCCGAGCTTTGATATCCAAACCTAAAATTATCCTTGCGGACGAACCTACCGGTCAGCTTGACTCCAAAACTTCCTATGAGGTTATGGATTTGTTTAAGGAGATTAATGATGAGGGTGTCACGGTCCTTATTGTCACACATGAAAGGGATATCGCCCACAGAACTGATCGGATTATCAAACTACATGATGGTACAATTATTATGGATGAATCAAACGGCAATCATCAATATAATTAAGTGAATATTTTAATTTCAGTTCCTTATGTTTGACCTCGATAAATGGCAGGAGATATTTCATACAATGGGTAAGAATAAGCTGAGGACATTTCTTACCGGGTTCAGTGTAGCATGGGGCATCTTTATGCTTATTATCCTTCTGGGTTCTGGAAAGGGTTTAGAAAACGGTGTGAAACAGGAATTCAAGGGAGATGCGGTAAATAGTATCTGGATCAATCCCGGCATCACAAGTGTTGCTTACAAAGGACTTAAACCCGGACGCAATATTCAGTTCACTAACGCAGATTATGAGTCAATTGAGTCGCTGGACCATGTGGAACACGTGTCCTCTCGGCTGTATATTTGGGAAAATACAACCATATCTTACAGAACAGAATACGCCACATATGACATTTTTGCCTGTCATCCTGATTATGGATATCTTGAACAGTTAGAAGTCCAGAAGGGCAGGTTTCTGAATGAGATAGACGTTCAGCAATTTCGAAAATCAGTAGTCATTGGTGAAGTTGTAGAAAAGTCACTGTTTAAGGGCGAAGAACCCCTGAATAAATATATTAACGTTGCCGGAATACCCTTTAAGGTAGTAGGGGTGTTTACCGATGAAGGCGGTGATCGCGACATGACAAGGGTTTATATCCCGGTATCTACCGCTCAGAGGGTTTTTAACCGTGGTAACCGGGTAAATAATATTTCTCTTACTGTTGGAGATCTATCCATCGCGGAGAGCCAGAAAACAGTGGATGATATAAGAAATACTTTGTCAAAACGACACAAATTTAATCCTGAAGACCAAAGGGCTGTTTTTATCTGGAACGCACTTGAGAATTACAAAAAATTTTTGAGTCTGTTTTCTAACATCCGTCTTTTTATCTGGATTATAGGAATTGGAACCCTTATTGCCGGAATTGTTGGCGTAAGTAATATCATGATTGTGGTAGTTAAGGAAAGAACGAAGGAAATTGGCATAAGAAAAGCCATGGGCGCTACACCGTGGTCAATAACCAGTTTGATTCTGCAGGAATCTGTATTAATAACTGCTTTTGCAGGATACTTGGGTTTAGTGGCAGGCGTTGGACTTCTGGAACTGATCAGGCCATTCTTTACTGAGGCACAGAATTTTTTTCAAAATCCCGAAGTCAATTTCCAGGTAGCTGTCAGTGCTACAATTATCTTAATTCTGGCAGGTGCCATTGCGGGCTTTATCCCGGCACGAAAGGCCTCCTCCATTAGACCTATTGAAGCACTGCGTGATGAGTAA
Coding sequences within:
- a CDS encoding LutB/LldF family L-lactate oxidation iron-sulfur protein, producing the protein MSSEIYQKFIGDSESKAFDLEHRKIINYNISRYNQQVPVGKRQFSEIEKAKKRGSVIKHRVINDLDKYLIEFESNFIRKGGKVIWAQNTKEALREIVNILKKHKARMVVKMKSMASEEIELNDFLLKNKIEPQETDLGEFIVQLSGEHPYHIVTPAMHKSKEDVAALFNERFQTPVHITPEEITYFVRNLLREKFTSADAGISGANFLIADAGAVALTENEGNGFMSFSFPRIHIVISGIEKVVPSIDDLHLLWPLLATHGTGQKITVYNSIITGPRQEDESDGPDEMYVILLDNNRTELLKQKEQRRALSCIHCGACLNACPVYRNIGGHAYGTTYSGPIGAVVSPFLKGFKEFRHLSYASSLCGSCTEVCPVKVNLHELLLYNRNDTVNRKYPSMSERMAMRAWNKTMNKRWMVDFFGGRIKNIILSRFFSKSWGKKRDLPTIRERSFRQYWMNSRG
- a CDS encoding ABC transporter ATP-binding protein yields the protein MISLHKIHKSYTTGSNSLHVLKGIDLEISGGELVAIMGSSGSGKSTLLNIIGMLDTHDEGMYTLDGIEIKNMSEKKAARFRNSHIGFVFQSFNLISFKNALENVALPLYYRKISRKKRNMMAMAMLEKMDLKEWAEHMPNELSGGQKQRISIARALISKPKIILADEPTGQLDSKTSYEVMDLFKEINDEGVTVLIVTHERDIAHRTDRIIKLHDGTIIMDESNGNHQYN
- a CDS encoding ABC transporter permease, producing MFDLDKWQEIFHTMGKNKLRTFLTGFSVAWGIFMLIILLGSGKGLENGVKQEFKGDAVNSIWINPGITSVAYKGLKPGRNIQFTNADYESIESLDHVEHVSSRLYIWENTTISYRTEYATYDIFACHPDYGYLEQLEVQKGRFLNEIDVQQFRKSVVIGEVVEKSLFKGEEPLNKYINVAGIPFKVVGVFTDEGGDRDMTRVYIPVSTAQRVFNRGNRVNNISLTVGDLSIAESQKTVDDIRNTLSKRHKFNPEDQRAVFIWNALENYKKFLSLFSNIRLFIWIIGIGTLIAGIVGVSNIMIVVVKERTKEIGIRKAMGATPWSITSLILQESVLITAFAGYLGLVAGVGLLELIRPFFTEAQNFFQNPEVNFQVAVSATIILILAGAIAGFIPARKASSIRPIEALRDE